The sequence CAAAGCCGCCATGCGGTATGGTGAAACCGCGACCGTCCGTACGTGGATCGAGTCCCACGGAAAACTGCGCACGGTCTATGGCTATGAAATCCTGCACGCCGACGGTACCGTGGCGGCGACCGCCGTGTCGGAACACGTCGTCGTGCGGAAAGACAATTTCCGCCCGGTGTCGCTGCGCAAGATCGCCCCCGAGTGGGATGCGAAATATGCCGAACTTGCAAAATCAGCCGAATGATGCAGAAACGCCCCGTCGTCTTATTGATGAGACAGGGCGTTTTTTGCTGTCGGAAGCAAGTTTTGCTCATACATTGACGAATGTACTCATAAATGCAGATTTTCGCTCATAAACCACCGGTTCGCGCTCATAACTTCACAATTCTCACCTATACGACAGCGGGCGCAGCCCTTTATCAGCATAAGACAGCAGTACTGCAAAACCCCCTGGCTTGTGCTCGCTTCCGCTCGTTTACTGTCGGCAAGTCTCGCGGTACAATCCATGCCAGCCAAAAAAGCATCACGCCCGGAACCGGCATGATGCAGCAAAAAAAGGACAGGAACGTATGTGCCCGTCCTGACTTTATGGTATACTGATAGACAGATAGAAACAGTACGAGCTCATAGGCGGTTCGCATACCTGCAATCCTGCAGCCTGTTCCAGGCCGGGAGGGGGTGATGCGTATGACATCATATGAAGCAGTCAGCCTGATGATCGGCTTTGGCAGCCTGATCACAGCAGTTCTCGCTTTGTCATATACTTTTTCAAGAAAAAAGTAAACCGCCCTTGAGCCGACAAGCATAGGAGCGGTTTACTCGGCACTATGCGATCGCCTTTGAAGCGAACGCTGTTTTCTATTGCAGGGCCAGGTCGATCACCACATCTTCCTGGTCCTATTTACTGTATCCTGATTTCAACGCAAGTATACCAAACGTGAAATGCTCTGTCCAGTTTTGCAGCCTGCCTGAAGTTTCCTGCTCAGCTCCGGACATAGCCGAACTTCAGCTCACCCATCGTATCATCCACATCGACATGGAGATCGTGGCTGTCGAAATACCACACGTCCCGGGATTCAATATAGAACCGTATGCCGTCCGTTTCCGCTTCCACGGCAGCTTCGTCCGGCTGCTCCTTCGTCACGCCGAGCGAAAAGCCCTCATGGAGCGGACTGCTGCCGCCATAGCGTGCGAAAAACCGGACAGCCTCGCCGCGTTCTGCATCCATTTCTTCCTTGAACCAATCAGCCGCCTTCTGTGTAATCCGGATTTCCATCCAGCAACACCACCTTTCGCTGTCCGCTTGATTTTATTACAGCCACTTCACTTTCGGCTCGGTTCCTGCCTTGATACGCCCGATATTGGCACGGTGGCGGATTACGATGAACACGCCCATCAGCACGATGACCGCCTCCAAGTAGATGTCACCTGTCATCAGGTAATAGATGAATCCGTAAACAGCCCCCATCGCCGCAACGATGATGGAACTGAGCGAGACCATCTTCGTGATCTTCAGTGCGAGAAGGAACGTCAGAATGACGAGCACGAAGACCGGCCAGCTGTAGCCGAGCAGCACACCGCCGGACGTCGCGACCGCCTTTCCTCCTTTGAACCCTGCAAACACCGGAAAGATATGCCCGATGACCGCTGCCATCCCGACAAGGAGCGGGTGGAGGTGCACATCACTGAACGCAGGAAGCGATACGAGCAGTACAGCGGCAGTCCCTTTCAGGATATCGAACGCTGTCACGAAGATACCGGCTTTTTTTCCGAGTACCCGGAACGTGTTGGTCGCCCCCATGTTGCCGCTGCCGTGCTGGCGTATATCCGTCTTGAAGAACAGCTTGCCGATCCAGAGTGCGGACGGCAGGGAGCCGATCACATATGCAAGTACTAGAACAATTACAGTCTCCATAGAAAGCCCCTTCAGTAGATAGTGATAAAGATACTATCCAGTTTACCAGAACAGCAGCCGTGCGACAATCAGGGGTCCATGCATCCGTGCCGGCATTGCATATTAAAGGCTTCTTCTATACAATTATGTAAGCAAAGCGCCGGTGCAGCGGTTTGACACGGTCTGCACGCCGGCGTATCATGAACTAAATAAGAACATTTGTTTGATGGGGGTTGCACCTTGACGAAACAACAAGAATTGAATGTGTATAATGATGATTCCATCCAAGTGCTCGAAGGCCTGGAAGCCGTCCGCAAACGGCCCGGGATGTATATCGGTTCCACGGACAGCCGCGGGCTGCACCATCTTGTGTTCGAGATTGTCGACAACGCGGTCGATGAGGCTTTGAGCGGCTACGGATCGGAAATCGATGTGATCATCCATGAAGACAACAGTATCAGCGTCCGGGATTTCGGACGCGGCATGCCGACCGGCACGCATAGGACAGGGAAGCCGACGACGGAGATCATCCTTACTGTCCTTCACGCCGGCGGGAAGTTCGGCCAGGGCGGCTACAAGACAAGCGGCGGCCTGCATGGCGTCGGCGCTTCCGTCGTCAATGCCTTATCCGAATGGCTCGACGTGACGATCCACCGGGACGGTAAGATTTTCCGTCAGCGGTTCGAACATGGCGGGAAACCGGCAACCGGGCTTGAAGTGATCGGGAAAGCCAAAGACACCGGCACGACCATCCATTTCAAGCCGGATGCGTCGATTTTCTCGACGACGAAATACCAATATGACATTCTTGCGGAACGTCTGCGGGAGTCGGCATTCCTGCTGAAAGGGCTGAAAATCGTCCTGACGGAAGAGAGTACAGGGAAGACCGAGACATTTCACTACGAAACGGGCATCAAAGCGTTCGTCTCCTATCTGAACGAAGAGAAGGACACGCTTCATGAAGTCGCGTATCTTGAAGGCGAATCGGACGGCATCGAAGTGGAATATGCATTCCAGTTCAATGATGGATATTCCGAAACGATCCTGTCGTTCGTCAATAATGTGCGGACCAAGGACGGCGGCACGCACGAAACGGGTGCCAAAACGGCGATGACCCGTGTATTCAACGAATATGCGAGGAAGACCGGGCTGTTGAAGGAAAAAGATAAGAATCTCGATGGTGCGGATATCCGGGAGGGGATCGCAGCCATCGTTTCGGTGCGCATACCGGAAGAGATCCTCCAGTTCGAAGGGCAGACGAAAGGGAAGCTCGGCACGAGCGAGGCGCGGACCGTCACGGACGCCGTCATTTCCCAGCATCTGCTCTATTTCCTCGAGGAGAATGCTGAACTGAGCGCCAATCTGATCCGGAAAGCTGTACGTGCCCACCAGGCGCGTGAGGCGGCCCGTAAAGCGCGGGAAGACGCGCGTTCAGGCAAGAAGCGCAAGAAAGGCGACACACTGCTTTCCGGCAAACTGACACCCGCTCAGTCGAAGAATGCAAAGAAGAACGAATTGTACCTTGTGGAGGGCGACTCTGCCGGCGGGTCTGCCAAACAGGGACGGGACCGTACATTCCAGGCGATCCTGCCGCTGCGCGGAAAAGTCATCAACACCGAAAAAGCAAAACTCGAAGATATCATGAAAAACGAAGAGATCAACACGATCATCCATACAATCGGCGCAGGCGTCGGTGCGGATTTCACAATCGACGATGCCGCCTATGACAAAGTCATCATCATGACAGATGCCGATACGGACGGCGCGCATATCCAAGTGCTTCTGCTGACGTTCTTCTACCGGTATATGAAACCGCTGATCGAAGCGGGGAAAGTGTACATCGCCCTGCCGCCGCTCTACAAAGTCTCGAAAGGCACAGGCAAGAAAGAGAAGATTGAATATGCCTGGACGGAGCGCGACTTGGATGCGGCCATCAAAAAGGTCGGCAAAGGCTACATCCTTCAGCGCTATAAAGGTCTCGGGGAGATGAACGCCGGCCAGCTGTGGGAAACGACCATGAATCCTGAGACGCGCACGCTGATCCGCGTCACCATCGAGGACGGCGCACAGTCCGAACGGCGTGTCACGACGCTCATGGGCGATAAGGTCGAACCGCGCCGCCGCTGGATCGAACACAATGTCGACTTCGGTCTCGAAGAAGATAAGACCATCTTGGAAAACGAATTCCTGCATATGGAGGAGGAAACTGAATGAATGCAGCAGAACGCTTTCAGGATCTTCCGCTAGAGGAAGTCATCGGCGACCGTTTTGGCCGCTACAGTAAATACATCATCCAGGACCGGGCGCTGCCTGATGCGCGCGACGGCCTGAAACCGGTGCAGCGGCGGATCTTGTACGCCATGTACAACGAAGGGAACACGCATGACAAAGCATTCCGGAAATCGGCGAAAACAGTCGGGAATGTCATCGGCAACTATCATCCGCATGGCGATTCGTCCGTGTATGAAGCGATGGTGCGGATGAGCCAGGAATGGAAACTGCGTCATCTGATGATCGAGATGCACGGCAATAACGGATCGGTCGACGGTGACTCGGCAGCTGCCATGCGGTATACCGAAGCCCGGCTGTCCGCCATTGCAGGCGTGATGCTGAACGACCTGAACAAGGAAACCGTCGACTTCATCCCGAACTTCGATGATACCGAGCCGGAGCCGACCGTACTGCCGGCGCGGTTCCCGAACCTTCTCGTCAATGGATCGACCGGCATCTCGGCAGGCTACGCGACGGACATCCCGCCGCATGCACTCCACGAAGCGATCGATGCTGTCCTCATGCGGATGGAAAATCCTGAAGCATCCGTCGAAGAGCTGATGACCGTACTGAAAGGGCCGGATTTCCCGACAGGCGGCATCATCCAGGGGACCGACGGCATCAAAGCCGCTTATGAAACCGGCAAAGGTCGTGTCATCGTCCGTTCGAAGACGGAGATCGAATCCTTGAAGGCCGGCAAATCCCAGATCGTCATCACGGAAATCCCATATGACGTCAACAAGGCGAACCTGGTCAAGAAGATGGATGAACTCCGTCTTGACCGCCGCCTCGACGGTATTTCCGAAGTGCGCGATGAATCGGACCGCACAGGACTCCGGATTGTCGTCGAACTGAAGAAGGACATCCCGGCAGATCCGATCCTCCGGTATCTGCTGAAAAACACGGATCTGCAGGTTGCCTACAACTTCAACATGGTGGCGATCGCCGACAGACGTCCAAAACTCATGACACTTCCGACGCTGCTCGATGCGTATATCGAGCACCAGAAGGACGTCGTCACACGCCGTTCCGAATTCGATATCCGGAAGGCGAAAGACCGTCTCCATATTGTCGACGGACTCATCAAGGCGCTCTCCATCCTCGACGACGTCATCCGGACAATTCGGGAGTCCAACGATAAACGGGATGCGAAAAACAACCTGATCGCCCGTTTCGGCTTCTCCGAAGTGCAGGCGGAGGCGATCGTCTCGCTGCAGCTGTACCGTCTGACAAATACGGATATTACGGAACTGAAAAAGGAAGAGGAGCAGCTGAGGAAGCAGATCGAGGAACTGAACGCAATCCTCACGAGTCCGAAGAAACTGTCCCGCGTCATCGAGAAGGAACTGCATGCGGTGCGCAAACAGTTCGCGGAACCGCGGAACTCGGTCATCGAAGAGAAGATCGAAGACTTGAAAGTCGATCTCGATATTCTCGTACCGAGCGAGGAAGTTGTCGTTTCCGTCACAAAGGAAGGCTACGTCAAACGCACGAGCATGCGGTCGTACGGGGCCTCGAACGGTGCGGGCATGGATATGAAGGAGTCAGATTATCCGCTGTTCGAACAGACGATGAATACGCAGCATCATCTGCTGCTGTTCACGTCTCTCGGCAATTATATCTATCAGCCGGTCCACGAACTGCCGGATATCCGCTGGCGGGACCTCGGCCAGCACATTTCGAGCATCGTTTCACTCGAGCCGGGTGAGACGCTTGTGGCGGCGATCGGCCTCGAAGCATTCGATGATGTCCATTCCCTTCTTACTGTGACAGCGAATGGGTTCATCAAACTGTCAAAGCTCGCTGATTATCAAGTCCAGCGGTATGGCCGCTCCTACAAGGCGATGAATGTGAAGAAAGGCGACCGGCTGATCGACGTGCGCCTCGTCAAAGGCAGTGAAGATGTTGTCCTGGTGACCCATCAGGCATACATCCTCCGATTCCCGCTGAGTGAAATCAGTACGACAGGCGTCCGTACAGCCGGTGTCAAAGGCATCAACCTGAAGACCGATGACTATGTGGCGGCGCTCGATGTCATCACCGACAGCACTGCCTCCATTGTCGTTGCAACACAGCGCGGATCCGTCAAACGGACCGCCCTGAAGGAAATTGAGATCGGCGGCCGGGCGCAGCGCGGCCTGATGATCCTCAAGGAACTGAAGAAGAATCCGTACCGGGTGATCGGCGCCAGACTGACGGATCCTGCCGAAACGCTGATCCTGTCCGCGGAGCACGAACCGCGCATCGAAGTGGACGCCGGCAAACTCCGTCTTTCAGACCGGCTGTCGAATGGCAGCACGCTGTCCGACGAAGCGAAAAACGGCAAAGCTGTCCGGCTCTACTATGAACCGAAAGCGAAGACCGATAAACCGGATTCGAAGTAACCATCCGGAAGCACACGAAAATTCTTTTAATTTTCGTGTGCTTTTTTCGTGTTTTGTCGTATACTAGTTCGAGAAGCGAATTATCCAGAAACAGAAAGAGGGAACTGGCATGCTGTGGAAAAACCGAAATGTCTGGATTATTCTATCGGGGGAGCTGATTGCGGGAATCGGGCTGTGGACCGGAATCATCGGCAATCTGGAATTCATGCAGGGCCTGATCCCATCCGACTTCGTCAAAGCACTCATCTTATCCGTCGGCCTGTTAGCCGGCATCCTGGCCGGACCGCTCGCCGGCAGGATCATCGACCAGCAGCCGAAGAAACGGATTCTGATCATTGCGGGCGCCGGACGGCTCGTCAGTGTCGTCTTCATGCTCATTGCGATCGCTGCAGGCTCCGTCTGGTGGATGCTCGCCTTCGTCATCAGCATCCAGCTGGCCGCCACCTTCTATTTTCCGGCACTGCAGGCGGCCATCCCGCTTGTCGTAAGGGAAGGGGAGCTGCTGACGATGAACGGGCTCCATATGAATGTTGCGACGATCGCCCGGGTCTCCGGGACTGCGCTCGCCGGCGTGATTCTCGTCTATTGGTCGCTGTCGTCACTCTATTGGATATCAATTGCCGCCTACGCCATATTGCTCGTCTTCACATTCATGCTGACGATCGATGAAGGGAAGGGGGAAGGGAGCACCGGAACGGCCGGTACACCAAACAGCGGATTCATGGATGTTTTTCCTGTGCTGAAGATGTATCCGGCGGTCGGTATGACACTGATCATGACCCTCATCCCGCTGCTGTTCCTCGGGGCGTTCAACCTGATTGTCATCAATATCAGTGAGATCCAGCAGTCTGCATCCATCAAAGGACTGATCTATACATGTGAAGGCGTCGCGTTCATGGTGGGATCATTCGCCGTCAAACGGATTGCGATGAAATGGCAGACCGCAAAAATCCTGTTTTTCTTTGCAGGCATGGTAGGGGTTGCTGAGTTCATCTTGTTCTTCACAGAGAGCCAGTTCGCCGTACTGACTGCGTTTTCCTTGCTCGGATTCAGTTTAGGCTGTTTTTTCCCGACAGCGATGGTCGTCTTCCAGAAACAGATGCCGAAAGCATACCATGGCCGGTTTTTCTCATTCCGCAATATGCTGGAACGGGTCATGTTCCAGGTCGTACTGCTGGCGGCGGGGGCGCTGCTGGATATTGTCGGGATGCAAGTGATGGTGATGAGTTTCGGTATGATCAGCATCGGATTGACCGCAATATTCTACGTGCAGATGAGACGGCGTAACATCGATCTGGAAGAGCCGGAAGTTGAAACCGAACCGGTTATGCCGGTGAAACCAGCAACGTGAACAGAATGATCTTACAGACGGAAAAGCCGCAGCGCAATGAACTTTGCTGCGGCTTTTTAAGTTGCCGTGAGTCATCTTAAATTTCGCGTTTTATCTCACTATCATAAGTATACTTGCAATTGATACGTAACTTCCTATAATATATATTATGACGGGGGCGTTAAAAGATAACCTTCTTATTACTCAATACGATACCGATGCTGCCCCCTTTTTGCACGTTCCACATCGATGAACTGCACACCGGCTTCAATCACATCATTGATATACAGCTTATGCTCTTTCGCAGCTGCACGCACTTGCTCGAGCAGCACTTCGTCATACGTCGTCTTATACTGGATCCGGTCTTTCGGCCGCATATCTTTCGTAAAATGGATCGTTTCTTGCTGCAGCAGTTCTTTCAATCCGTCTTCCAGCAAATAATTCACAAACGTACCGTGTTCATCGGCTCGCTGTTTCAGCTCTTCCAGTACTTTCGCGCTGAGTGATGTGCGGAATTTGACCCGCGTCTCATCGGCTGCCTGATACAACTGTCCGTCCCGGTTGATCCACATGATGGATTCCTCCTATATTTAAATGAGATTAACCGGCGGCGAACCAGTTCCGCCGGCTGTTCGCATCGGTGTTCGCTTACAGCAAAAACCGCACTTTCCGTTTCAGAAATTCTTTTTGAACACCATGCTGACCTTATGATAGTGCATCTTCTCTTCATAAAAACGGTGCGCATCGGTCCGCTGGATGCCTGACGACAGTGCGATCGATTCGTAGTGATGCTCTTTTCCCCACTTCTCGACATGGGTCAGCAGCTGGTCACCATAGCCTTTTGAACGTGCAGCACTGTCGGTCACGAGATCGCAGACCCAGAGCGATCTGCCGTAATACAGCGTGATCATCGGCTTGAAGCCGATCAGCGCCTTCAGGATACCGTCATCCCGCAGGCCGAGCAGCTGGTACCGTTCTTTCGCTTCCGACTCGTAGACGAGTTCCAGATATTCTTTTTCGTTCAGATGTGTCCGCAGCTGGTTCATGATCGGAAACCCTTCCAGCAATTCCTCTTCGGTACGTAAAACGGTGATCTCGATTGTTCCCACTATGGATCCCCTCCGATACCCGCCTGAAGCTCTGCAGGGTTTTCTATATTGTTCCACGACTTTCTTCGACAAGCGAGCCCTTTTTCAGCCGCAGTATGCGGTCCCCGAGCTTCTCTGCTTCCGACCGGCTGTGTGTCACGACGATGAACGGGATGTTCCACAGCTCATGCAGCCGCAGCAGCTCATCCTGGCATTCCTCGCGGGTCTCTTCGTCAAGTGCCGACAGCGGTTCATCCAGCAGCAGCAGATCGGGCTCCGCAGCGAGTGCGCGCGCCAGTGCGACACGCTGCTTTTCGCCGCCTGAGATCTGATGGGGATATTTCTTCAGCAGGTGACCGATACCGAGCACTTCCTGGAGCTGGTTGATGACGGGCCGGGCGTCTGCAAGCTGGTCTTTTCCCACTCCGTACAGTATATTGCGTTCGACGGTCATATGCGGAAACAACGCATAGTCCTGGAACAGATAGCCGATATTGCGGTCCCGGGCAGGCAGCGGTCTTCCCGGCCCGCCGCAAAATCGCCTTCCGTTCAGCGTGATGCTGCCGCTGTCCGGGTGTGTGAGGCCTGCAATCACCTGCAGGATCGATGTCTTCCCTGCCCCGGAAGGACCTGCCAGGACGATGATCTCCTCGCCAGCCTCGAATTCTACCTCCAGTTTAAAATGGCCAAGCTGTTTACTGATCGCAACTTCCAGCACTTTTCACACCTGCCTAACGTTTGTCGGCGGCAAACCGGCGCAAGTTCCGTCTGCTCCACCAATTCAACCATAATATGATACTGAACCCGAGTGCTGTGATGATGATGACCCAGAACGATGCGTTTTCCATCTGACCGGCTTCCACGGCGAAGTAGATGGCCATCGGCATCGTGTCCGTCCTGCCTGGTATGTATCCGGCGAGCATGAGGGTGGCACCGAACTCGCCGAGTCCTCTGGCAAACGACAGGATGAGTCCTGCAAGCAGACCCGGCCATGCAAGCGGAAAGGTCACTGTGCGGAACACCCGCCACTCGGAAGCACCCATCGTCCGGGCGGCATCCTCCAGCTTCCCGTCCAGGTTTTCGAAGGCTGCCGCCGCACTCTGGTACATGAGCGGAAAACTGACGACCACGGAGGCGATCACAGCGGCGGTCCATGTGAAGACGATCTGGATGTCGAACGTCTCGAGCAGCCAGCTGCCGATCCAGCCCTTCTTGCCGAACAGCAGCAGGAGGCCGAACCCGACAACTGTCGGCGGCAGGACGAGCGGCAGCAGGAACAGCGATTCCAGCACCGATTTGCCGAAAAACCTGTGTTTTGCGAACAGATGGGCCAGAAATACACCGAATATGAAGACGATCACCGTCGATATGGCCGCCACTTTCACGGACAGCAGCAGCGGATGCATGTCCATTGCGTCCACCTCCCCAATTTCTTACTTGAAGCCGTATTTCTCCAGTACCTTCTGGCCTTCATCCCCCAGTAATTCGTCAAAGAACTTCTCCGCTTCTTCGGGATGCTTGGAATCTTTCACGACCGCTCCCGGGTACACGATCGGGGTATGCCAGCCCGGGTCCGCTTCCGCTACCACTTTGACCTTGTCCGAGATGAATGCATCACTTGAATAAACAATACCATATTCCGCGTTCCCGAGCTCCACTTGTGTCAGCACCTGCCGGACATCCGAAGCCAGCACAAGTTTGTCCTGCATCTTTCGCCAAAGTCCGAGAGACTCGAAAACCTTTTTCGTATACCGGCCAACCGGGACGCTTCCAGGCTCGCCGATGACGAAATGATCGATATCCGCCGGGTCGATGTCCTTAAAGCTTGTAATCGGATCTGCTGTGCCCTCATTTGTGATGAGGACAAGTGTGTTCGTTGTGAAGTCCTTCCGTGTCGGCCCATCGATGAGCCCCTTTCCATCCAGTGTATCCATATCCTTCTTGCTGGCGGACAGGAACAGATCGGCAGGCGCTCCGTTCTCGATTGCTGTTGCCAGTTTGCCGGATCCCCCATACATGAAAGTCAGCTTAACGCCCTCATGTTTTTCTTCGTATGTCTTCTTGAAATCATCCAAGGCATCTGTCAGACTCGCAGCGGCTGATATACGCAATTCGACATTATCCGGGGCATTCCCTTTTTCATCACTATCTTCTGTATTAGTACAGGCTGCCAACAAAACCAGGACGGCCGCCGCCAGCCCTGCTGCTAACGCACGCTTCATACCGAGCTCCCCTTTTCTATATATCATTCTATATCTTTGCTTATAACTACTTATAACACAACGACACTTCCTATATCTACTTTTATCTATATAGTATTAAAAATAATTAGATTAGTCTATCTATATCTATTGCATTCTTCTTCCGGATAAAGGAGAATGGAGGAAACGAACGGAGGGATATATCTTGAAACCGAATGATGGAATATCCTATACAACTGAAGATCTTGCAGAGTTCCTTCAAGTATCCAAGCTGACAGTTTACGATCTCATAAAAAAAGGGGAAATCACAGCTTACCGGGTCGGCCGTCAGA comes from Sporosarcina trichiuri and encodes:
- a CDS encoding acyl-CoA thioesterase, yielding MHVSEKEIEIRYAETDQMGVVYHANYLVWMEIGRTKLIEDLGFNYAGLEADGYLSPVTDLSVNYKAAMRYGETATVRTWIESHGKLRTVYGYEILHADGTVAATAVSEHVVVRKDNFRPVSLRKIAPEWDAKYAELAKSAE
- a CDS encoding putative holin-like toxin, with the translated sequence MTSYEAVSLMIGFGSLITAVLALSYTFSRKK
- a CDS encoding HesB/YadR/YfhF family protein, encoding MEIRITQKAADWFKEEMDAERGEAVRFFARYGGSSPLHEGFSLGVTKEQPDEAAVEAETDGIRFYIESRDVWYFDSHDLHVDVDDTMGELKFGYVRS
- the plsY gene encoding glycerol-3-phosphate 1-O-acyltransferase PlsY, with protein sequence METVIVLVLAYVIGSLPSALWIGKLFFKTDIRQHGSGNMGATNTFRVLGKKAGIFVTAFDILKGTAAVLLVSLPAFSDVHLHPLLVGMAAVIGHIFPVFAGFKGGKAVATSGGVLLGYSWPVFVLVILTFLLALKITKMVSLSSIIVAAMGAVYGFIYYLMTGDIYLEAVIVLMGVFIVIRHRANIGRIKAGTEPKVKWL
- the parE gene encoding DNA topoisomerase IV subunit B, producing the protein MTKQQELNVYNDDSIQVLEGLEAVRKRPGMYIGSTDSRGLHHLVFEIVDNAVDEALSGYGSEIDVIIHEDNSISVRDFGRGMPTGTHRTGKPTTEIILTVLHAGGKFGQGGYKTSGGLHGVGASVVNALSEWLDVTIHRDGKIFRQRFEHGGKPATGLEVIGKAKDTGTTIHFKPDASIFSTTKYQYDILAERLRESAFLLKGLKIVLTEESTGKTETFHYETGIKAFVSYLNEEKDTLHEVAYLEGESDGIEVEYAFQFNDGYSETILSFVNNVRTKDGGTHETGAKTAMTRVFNEYARKTGLLKEKDKNLDGADIREGIAAIVSVRIPEEILQFEGQTKGKLGTSEARTVTDAVISQHLLYFLEENAELSANLIRKAVRAHQAREAARKAREDARSGKKRKKGDTLLSGKLTPAQSKNAKKNELYLVEGDSAGGSAKQGRDRTFQAILPLRGKVINTEKAKLEDIMKNEEINTIIHTIGAGVGADFTIDDAAYDKVIIMTDADTDGAHIQVLLLTFFYRYMKPLIEAGKVYIALPPLYKVSKGTGKKEKIEYAWTERDLDAAIKKVGKGYILQRYKGLGEMNAGQLWETTMNPETRTLIRVTIEDGAQSERRVTTLMGDKVEPRRRWIEHNVDFGLEEDKTILENEFLHMEEETE
- the parC gene encoding DNA topoisomerase IV subunit A, coding for MNAAERFQDLPLEEVIGDRFGRYSKYIIQDRALPDARDGLKPVQRRILYAMYNEGNTHDKAFRKSAKTVGNVIGNYHPHGDSSVYEAMVRMSQEWKLRHLMIEMHGNNGSVDGDSAAAMRYTEARLSAIAGVMLNDLNKETVDFIPNFDDTEPEPTVLPARFPNLLVNGSTGISAGYATDIPPHALHEAIDAVLMRMENPEASVEELMTVLKGPDFPTGGIIQGTDGIKAAYETGKGRVIVRSKTEIESLKAGKSQIVITEIPYDVNKANLVKKMDELRLDRRLDGISEVRDESDRTGLRIVVELKKDIPADPILRYLLKNTDLQVAYNFNMVAIADRRPKLMTLPTLLDAYIEHQKDVVTRRSEFDIRKAKDRLHIVDGLIKALSILDDVIRTIRESNDKRDAKNNLIARFGFSEVQAEAIVSLQLYRLTNTDITELKKEEEQLRKQIEELNAILTSPKKLSRVIEKELHAVRKQFAEPRNSVIEEKIEDLKVDLDILVPSEEVVVSVTKEGYVKRTSMRSYGASNGAGMDMKESDYPLFEQTMNTQHHLLLFTSLGNYIYQPVHELPDIRWRDLGQHISSIVSLEPGETLVAAIGLEAFDDVHSLLTVTANGFIKLSKLADYQVQRYGRSYKAMNVKKGDRLIDVRLVKGSEDVVLVTHQAYILRFPLSEISTTGVRTAGVKGINLKTDDYVAALDVITDSTASIVVATQRGSVKRTALKEIEIGGRAQRGLMILKELKKNPYRVIGARLTDPAETLILSAEHEPRIEVDAGKLRLSDRLSNGSTLSDEAKNGKAVRLYYEPKAKTDKPDSK
- a CDS encoding MFS transporter, which codes for MWKNRNVWIILSGELIAGIGLWTGIIGNLEFMQGLIPSDFVKALILSVGLLAGILAGPLAGRIIDQQPKKRILIIAGAGRLVSVVFMLIAIAAGSVWWMLAFVISIQLAATFYFPALQAAIPLVVREGELLTMNGLHMNVATIARVSGTALAGVILVYWSLSSLYWISIAAYAILLVFTFMLTIDEGKGEGSTGTAGTPNSGFMDVFPVLKMYPAVGMTLIMTLIPLLFLGAFNLIVINISEIQQSASIKGLIYTCEGVAFMVGSFAVKRIAMKWQTAKILFFFAGMVGVAEFILFFTESQFAVLTAFSLLGFSLGCFFPTAMVVFQKQMPKAYHGRFFSFRNMLERVMFQVVLLAAGALLDIVGMQVMVMSFGMISIGLTAIFYVQMRRRNIDLEEPEVETEPVMPVKPAT
- a CDS encoding rRNA methyltransferase yields the protein MWINRDGQLYQAADETRVKFRTSLSAKVLEELKQRADEHGTFVNYLLEDGLKELLQQETIHFTKDMRPKDRIQYKTTYDEVLLEQVRAAAKEHKLYINDVIEAGVQFIDVERAKRGQHRYRIE
- a CDS encoding GNAT family N-acetyltransferase, giving the protein MGTIEITVLRTEEELLEGFPIMNQLRTHLNEKEYLELVYESEAKERYQLLGLRDDGILKALIGFKPMITLYYGRSLWVCDLVTDSAARSKGYGDQLLTHVEKWGKEHHYESIALSSGIQRTDAHRFYEEKMHYHKVSMVFKKNF
- a CDS encoding ATP-binding cassette domain-containing protein — translated: MLEVAISKQLGHFKLEVEFEAGEEIIVLAGPSGAGKTSILQVIAGLTHPDSGSITLNGRRFCGGPGRPLPARDRNIGYLFQDYALFPHMTVERNILYGVGKDQLADARPVINQLQEVLGIGHLLKKYPHQISGGEKQRVALARALAAEPDLLLLDEPLSALDEETREECQDELLRLHELWNIPFIVVTHSRSEAEKLGDRILRLKKGSLVEESRGTI
- the modB gene encoding molybdate ABC transporter permease subunit encodes the protein MDMHPLLLSVKVAAISTVIVFIFGVFLAHLFAKHRFFGKSVLESLFLLPLVLPPTVVGFGLLLLFGKKGWIGSWLLETFDIQIVFTWTAAVIASVVVSFPLMYQSAAAAFENLDGKLEDAARTMGASEWRVFRTVTFPLAWPGLLAGLILSFARGLGEFGATLMLAGYIPGRTDTMPMAIYFAVEAGQMENASFWVIIITALGFSIILWLNWWSRRNLRRFAADKR
- the modA gene encoding molybdate ABC transporter substrate-binding protein, with the translated sequence MKRALAAGLAAAVLVLLAACTNTEDSDEKGNAPDNVELRISAAASLTDALDDFKKTYEEKHEGVKLTFMYGGSGKLATAIENGAPADLFLSASKKDMDTLDGKGLIDGPTRKDFTTNTLVLITNEGTADPITSFKDIDPADIDHFVIGEPGSVPVGRYTKKVFESLGLWRKMQDKLVLASDVRQVLTQVELGNAEYGIVYSSDAFISDKVKVVAEADPGWHTPIVYPGAVVKDSKHPEEAEKFFDELLGDEGQKVLEKYGFK